In Falco naumanni isolate bFalNau1 chromosome 16, bFalNau1.pat, whole genome shotgun sequence, a single window of DNA contains:
- the SIDT2 gene encoding SID1 transmembrane family member 2 isoform X3: MPGPGAAALALPLLALPLLALPPTPPPTLPRAQPRGPRRVLEKEAQFNTTYADWVDADLLNIYAFNHSVCRNRTEGVRVSVNVLSDHKDLPVLFVVRQKEAVVSFQVPLILRGLYQRKYAYQEVSRTLCQPQTKAEVETQHFYVDVSTLSLNASYKLRVTHVENFVLRTNERFSFNATAAQPQYFKYEFPEGVDSVIVKVTSAMAFPCSVISIQDILCPVYDLDNNVAFIGMYQTMTKKAAITVQKKDFPSNSFYVVVVVKTEDEACGGALPYYPLSKDAAPDEPVDQHNRQKMLEVMVSPAITSEAYVSSVLFCLGIFLSFYILTLVIACWESCRQQKRKGLLAAMDSPSLDTASLLGHARSIPDSFLGHSPYDSYGYGSFGNGSSGSTEGVTDSMGSAEVPYGYVGERSLENVASRPRLDSLSSVEEDDYDTLADIDYDKNVIRTKQYLCVADLARKDKRVLRKKYQIYFWNIATIAVFYALPVIQLVITYQTVVNVTGNQDICYYNFLCAHPLGNLSAFNNILSNLGYVLLGLLFLLIILQREINYNRALMRNDAHALECGIPKHFGLFYAMGTALMMEGLLSACYHVCPNYTNFQFDTSFMYMIAGLCMLKLYQKRHPDINASAYSAYACLALVIFFSVVGVVFGKGNTAFWIVFSVIHIVATLLLSTQLYYMGRWKLDSGILRRILHVLYTDCVRQCSGPMYVDRMVLLVMGNIINWSLAAYGLIVRPNDFASYLLAIGICNLLLYFAFYIIMKLRSGERIKLIPLLCIIGTSVVWGFALFFFFQGLSTWQKTPAESREHNRDCILLDFFDDHDIWHFLSSIAMFGSFLVLLTLDDDLDCVQRDKIYVF; the protein is encoded by the exons ATGCcgggccccggggcggccgcgCTGGCCCTGCCGCTGCTGGCCCTGCCGCTGCTGGCCCTGCCGCCCACCCCGCCGCCCACCCTGCCCCGGGCCCAGCCCCGCGGGCCCCGGCGCGTGCTGGAGAAGGAGGCCCAGTTCAACACCACCTACGCCGACTGGGTGGACGCCGACCTGCTCAACATCTACGCCTTCAACCACAGCGTCTGCCGGAACAGG ACGGAGGGCGTGCGGGTGTCGGTGAACGTCCTCTCCGACCACAAGGACCTGCCCGTCCTCTTCGTGGTGAGGCAGAAGGAGGCGGTGGTCTCCTTCCAGGTGCCGCTCATCCTCCGGGGACT ATACCAGCGGAAATACGCGTACCAGGAGGTGAGCCGCAcgctctgccagccccagacCAAGGCGGAGGTGGAGACCCAGCACTTCTACGTGGATGTCTCCACGCTGTCCCTCAACGCCTCCTACAAGCTACGGGTCACCCACGTGGAGAACTTTGTGTTGCG GACCAACGAAAGGTTCAGCTTCAATGCCACGGCCGCCCAGCCGCAG TATTTCAAGTACGAGTTCCCCGAGGGAGTGGACTCGGTGATTGTGAAGGTGACCTCGGCCATGGCCTTCCCCTGCTCCGTCATCTCCATCCAGGACATCCTG TGCCCTGTGTACGACTTGGACAACAATGTGGCCTTCATCGGGATGTACCAGACCATGACGAAGAAGGCAGCCATCACGGTGCAG AAGAAGGATTTCCCCAGCAACAGCTTCtacgtggtggtggtggtaaagACAGAGGATGAGGCGTGTGGGGGGGCTCTGCCCTACTACCCTCTCTCCAAAGATGCTGCACCAG ATGAGCCTGTGGATCAGCACAACCGGCAGAAGATGCTGGAGGTGATGGTGTCACCTGCCATAACCT CGGAGGCCTATGTCAGCAGTGTGCTCTTCTGCCTGGgcatcttcctctccttctACATCCTCACACTGGTCATCGcctgctgggagagctgccg gcagcagaagaggaaggggcTCCTGGCAGCCATGGACTCGCCTAGCCTGGACAcgg CATCTCTACTGG GGCATGCCCGCAGCATCCCTGACTCCTTCCTGGGCCATTCGCCCTATGACAGCTACGGTTATGGCTCCTTTG GGAACGGCTCCTCCGGCAGCACCGAAGGCGTCACGGACAGCATGGGCTCGGCAGAAGTCCCGTACGGCTACGTGG GGGAGCGGTCGCTGGAGAACGTGGCCAGCCGGCCGCGCCTGGACTCGCTCAGCTCTGTCGAGGAGGATGACTACGACACGCTGGCTGACATTGACTACGACAAGAACGTCATCCGCACCAAG CAATACCTCTGCGTGGCTGACCTGGCCCGCAAGGACAAGCGGGTGCTGCGGAAGAAGTACCAGATCTACTTCTG GAACATCGCCACCATCGCAGTCTTCTACGCTCTCCCTGTCATCCAGCTTGTCATCACCTACCAGACG GTGGTGAATGTCACCGGCAACCAGGACATCTGCTACTACAACTTTCTGTGTGCCCACCCGCTGGGGAACCTCAG CGCCTTCAACAACATCCTCAGCAACCTGGGCTACGTCCTGCTGGGCTTGCTCTTCCTGCTCATCATCCTGCAGCGGGAGATCAACTACAACCGGGCGCTCATGCGCAATGATGCCCACGCCCTG gAATGCGGCATCCCCAAGCACTTTGGGCTCTTCTACGCCATGGGCACTGCCCTCATGATGGAGGGGCTACTCAGCGCCTGCTACCACGTCTGCCCCAACTACACCAACTTCCAGTTCG ACACCTCCTTCATGTACATGATCGCGGGGCTCTGCATGCTGAAGCTCTACCAGAAGCGCCACCCAGACATCAACGCCAGCGCCTACAGCGCCTACGCCTGCCTGGCCCTTGTCATCTTCTTCTCTGTCGTTGGTGTG GTCTTCGGCAAGGGGAACACAGCCTTCTGGATTGTCTTCTCCGTCATCCACATCGTGGccaccctgctgctgagcacccagctCTACTACATGGGGCGCTGGAAGCTGG atTCGGGCATCCTGCGCAGGATCCTGCATGTGCTGTACACGGACTGCGTCCGGCAGTGCAGTGGGCCCATGTACGTG GATCGAATGGTGCTCTTGGTCATGGGAAACATCATCAACTGGTCTCT cGCTGCCTACGGCCTCATTGTCCGCCCCAATGACTTCGCTTCCTACCTGCTGGCCATCGGCATCTGCAACCTCCTTCTCTACTTCGCCTTCTACATCATCATGAAG CTCCGCAGCGGCGAGCGCATCAAGCTCATCCCCTTGCTCTGCATCATCGGCACCTCGGTGGTTTGGGGCTTCGccctcttcttcttcttccaggGGCTCAGCACCTGGCAG AAAACACCGGCTGAGTCCCGGGAGCACAACCGCGACTGCATCCTGCTCGACTTCTTTGATGACCACGACATCTGGCACTTCCTCTCCTCCATCGCCATGTTCGGCTCCTTCCTG GTGCTGCTGACGCTGGACGATGACCTGGACTGTGTCCAGCGGGACAAGATCTACGTCTTCTAG
- the SIDT2 gene encoding SID1 transmembrane family member 2 isoform X1 translates to MPGPGAAALALPLLALPLLALPPTPPPTLPRAQPRGPRRVLEKEAQFNTTYADWVDADLLNIYAFNHSVCRNRTEGVRVSVNVLSDHKDLPVLFVVRQKEAVVSFQVPLILRGLYQRKYAYQEVSRTLCQPQTKAEVETQHFYVDVSTLSLNASYKLRVTHVENFVLRTNERFSFNATAAQPQYFKYEFPEGVDSVIVKVTSAMAFPCSVISIQDILCPVYDLDNNVAFIGMYQTMTKKAAITVQKKDFPSNSFYVVVVVKTEDEACGGALPYYPLSKDAAPDEPVDQHNRQKMLEVMVSPAITSEAYVSSVLFCLGIFLSFYILTLVIACWESCRQQKRKGLLAAMDSPSLDTASLLGHARSIPDSFLGHSPYDSYGYGSFGNGSSGSTEGVTDSMGSAEVPYGYVGQEQFKRRTPSAPLRPLSIAMGERSLENVASRPRLDSLSSVEEDDYDTLADIDYDKNVIRTKQYLCVADLARKDKRVLRKKYQIYFWNIATIAVFYALPVIQLVITYQTVVNVTGNQDICYYNFLCAHPLGNLSAFNNILSNLGYVLLGLLFLLIILQREINYNRALMRNDAHALECGIPKHFGLFYAMGTALMMEGLLSACYHVCPNYTNFQFDTSFMYMIAGLCMLKLYQKRHPDINASAYSAYACLALVIFFSVVGVVFGKGNTAFWIVFSVIHIVATLLLSTQLYYMGRWKLDSGILRRILHVLYTDCVRQCSGPMYVDRMVLLVMGNIINWSLAAYGLIVRPNDFASYLLAIGICNLLLYFAFYIIMKLRSGERIKLIPLLCIIGTSVVWGFALFFFFQGLSTWQKTPAESREHNRDCILLDFFDDHDIWHFLSSIAMFGSFLVLLTLDDDLDCVQRDKIYVF, encoded by the exons ATGCcgggccccggggcggccgcgCTGGCCCTGCCGCTGCTGGCCCTGCCGCTGCTGGCCCTGCCGCCCACCCCGCCGCCCACCCTGCCCCGGGCCCAGCCCCGCGGGCCCCGGCGCGTGCTGGAGAAGGAGGCCCAGTTCAACACCACCTACGCCGACTGGGTGGACGCCGACCTGCTCAACATCTACGCCTTCAACCACAGCGTCTGCCGGAACAGG ACGGAGGGCGTGCGGGTGTCGGTGAACGTCCTCTCCGACCACAAGGACCTGCCCGTCCTCTTCGTGGTGAGGCAGAAGGAGGCGGTGGTCTCCTTCCAGGTGCCGCTCATCCTCCGGGGACT ATACCAGCGGAAATACGCGTACCAGGAGGTGAGCCGCAcgctctgccagccccagacCAAGGCGGAGGTGGAGACCCAGCACTTCTACGTGGATGTCTCCACGCTGTCCCTCAACGCCTCCTACAAGCTACGGGTCACCCACGTGGAGAACTTTGTGTTGCG GACCAACGAAAGGTTCAGCTTCAATGCCACGGCCGCCCAGCCGCAG TATTTCAAGTACGAGTTCCCCGAGGGAGTGGACTCGGTGATTGTGAAGGTGACCTCGGCCATGGCCTTCCCCTGCTCCGTCATCTCCATCCAGGACATCCTG TGCCCTGTGTACGACTTGGACAACAATGTGGCCTTCATCGGGATGTACCAGACCATGACGAAGAAGGCAGCCATCACGGTGCAG AAGAAGGATTTCCCCAGCAACAGCTTCtacgtggtggtggtggtaaagACAGAGGATGAGGCGTGTGGGGGGGCTCTGCCCTACTACCCTCTCTCCAAAGATGCTGCACCAG ATGAGCCTGTGGATCAGCACAACCGGCAGAAGATGCTGGAGGTGATGGTGTCACCTGCCATAACCT CGGAGGCCTATGTCAGCAGTGTGCTCTTCTGCCTGGgcatcttcctctccttctACATCCTCACACTGGTCATCGcctgctgggagagctgccg gcagcagaagaggaaggggcTCCTGGCAGCCATGGACTCGCCTAGCCTGGACAcgg CATCTCTACTGG GGCATGCCCGCAGCATCCCTGACTCCTTCCTGGGCCATTCGCCCTATGACAGCTACGGTTATGGCTCCTTTG GGAACGGCTCCTCCGGCAGCACCGAAGGCGTCACGGACAGCATGGGCTCGGCAGAAGTCCCGTACGGCTACGTGG GGCAGGAGCAGTTCAAGCGGCGCACGCCCTCCGCCCCGCTGAGGCCGCTGAGCATTGCCATGG GGGAGCGGTCGCTGGAGAACGTGGCCAGCCGGCCGCGCCTGGACTCGCTCAGCTCTGTCGAGGAGGATGACTACGACACGCTGGCTGACATTGACTACGACAAGAACGTCATCCGCACCAAG CAATACCTCTGCGTGGCTGACCTGGCCCGCAAGGACAAGCGGGTGCTGCGGAAGAAGTACCAGATCTACTTCTG GAACATCGCCACCATCGCAGTCTTCTACGCTCTCCCTGTCATCCAGCTTGTCATCACCTACCAGACG GTGGTGAATGTCACCGGCAACCAGGACATCTGCTACTACAACTTTCTGTGTGCCCACCCGCTGGGGAACCTCAG CGCCTTCAACAACATCCTCAGCAACCTGGGCTACGTCCTGCTGGGCTTGCTCTTCCTGCTCATCATCCTGCAGCGGGAGATCAACTACAACCGGGCGCTCATGCGCAATGATGCCCACGCCCTG gAATGCGGCATCCCCAAGCACTTTGGGCTCTTCTACGCCATGGGCACTGCCCTCATGATGGAGGGGCTACTCAGCGCCTGCTACCACGTCTGCCCCAACTACACCAACTTCCAGTTCG ACACCTCCTTCATGTACATGATCGCGGGGCTCTGCATGCTGAAGCTCTACCAGAAGCGCCACCCAGACATCAACGCCAGCGCCTACAGCGCCTACGCCTGCCTGGCCCTTGTCATCTTCTTCTCTGTCGTTGGTGTG GTCTTCGGCAAGGGGAACACAGCCTTCTGGATTGTCTTCTCCGTCATCCACATCGTGGccaccctgctgctgagcacccagctCTACTACATGGGGCGCTGGAAGCTGG atTCGGGCATCCTGCGCAGGATCCTGCATGTGCTGTACACGGACTGCGTCCGGCAGTGCAGTGGGCCCATGTACGTG GATCGAATGGTGCTCTTGGTCATGGGAAACATCATCAACTGGTCTCT cGCTGCCTACGGCCTCATTGTCCGCCCCAATGACTTCGCTTCCTACCTGCTGGCCATCGGCATCTGCAACCTCCTTCTCTACTTCGCCTTCTACATCATCATGAAG CTCCGCAGCGGCGAGCGCATCAAGCTCATCCCCTTGCTCTGCATCATCGGCACCTCGGTGGTTTGGGGCTTCGccctcttcttcttcttccaggGGCTCAGCACCTGGCAG AAAACACCGGCTGAGTCCCGGGAGCACAACCGCGACTGCATCCTGCTCGACTTCTTTGATGACCACGACATCTGGCACTTCCTCTCCTCCATCGCCATGTTCGGCTCCTTCCTG GTGCTGCTGACGCTGGACGATGACCTGGACTGTGTCCAGCGGGACAAGATCTACGTCTTCTAG
- the SIDT2 gene encoding SID1 transmembrane family member 2 isoform X2, whose protein sequence is MPGPGAAALALPLLALPLLALPPTPPPTLPRAQPRGPRRVLEKEAQFNTTYADWVDADLLNIYAFNHSVCRNRTEGVRVSVNVLSDHKDLPVLFVVRQKEAVVSFQVPLILRGLYQRKYAYQEVSRTLCQPQTKAEVETQHFYVDVSTLSLNASYKLRVTHVENFVLRTNERFSFNATAAQPQYFKYEFPEGVDSVIVKVTSAMAFPCSVISIQDILCPVYDLDNNVAFIGMYQTMTKKAAITVQKKDFPSNSFYVVVVVKTEDEACGGALPYYPLSKDAAPDEPVDQHNRQKMLEVMVSPAITSEAYVSSVLFCLGIFLSFYILTLVIACWESCRQQKRKGLLAAMDSPSLDTGHARSIPDSFLGHSPYDSYGYGSFGNGSSGSTEGVTDSMGSAEVPYGYVGQEQFKRRTPSAPLRPLSIAMGERSLENVASRPRLDSLSSVEEDDYDTLADIDYDKNVIRTKQYLCVADLARKDKRVLRKKYQIYFWNIATIAVFYALPVIQLVITYQTVVNVTGNQDICYYNFLCAHPLGNLSAFNNILSNLGYVLLGLLFLLIILQREINYNRALMRNDAHALECGIPKHFGLFYAMGTALMMEGLLSACYHVCPNYTNFQFDTSFMYMIAGLCMLKLYQKRHPDINASAYSAYACLALVIFFSVVGVVFGKGNTAFWIVFSVIHIVATLLLSTQLYYMGRWKLDSGILRRILHVLYTDCVRQCSGPMYVDRMVLLVMGNIINWSLAAYGLIVRPNDFASYLLAIGICNLLLYFAFYIIMKLRSGERIKLIPLLCIIGTSVVWGFALFFFFQGLSTWQKTPAESREHNRDCILLDFFDDHDIWHFLSSIAMFGSFLVLLTLDDDLDCVQRDKIYVF, encoded by the exons ATGCcgggccccggggcggccgcgCTGGCCCTGCCGCTGCTGGCCCTGCCGCTGCTGGCCCTGCCGCCCACCCCGCCGCCCACCCTGCCCCGGGCCCAGCCCCGCGGGCCCCGGCGCGTGCTGGAGAAGGAGGCCCAGTTCAACACCACCTACGCCGACTGGGTGGACGCCGACCTGCTCAACATCTACGCCTTCAACCACAGCGTCTGCCGGAACAGG ACGGAGGGCGTGCGGGTGTCGGTGAACGTCCTCTCCGACCACAAGGACCTGCCCGTCCTCTTCGTGGTGAGGCAGAAGGAGGCGGTGGTCTCCTTCCAGGTGCCGCTCATCCTCCGGGGACT ATACCAGCGGAAATACGCGTACCAGGAGGTGAGCCGCAcgctctgccagccccagacCAAGGCGGAGGTGGAGACCCAGCACTTCTACGTGGATGTCTCCACGCTGTCCCTCAACGCCTCCTACAAGCTACGGGTCACCCACGTGGAGAACTTTGTGTTGCG GACCAACGAAAGGTTCAGCTTCAATGCCACGGCCGCCCAGCCGCAG TATTTCAAGTACGAGTTCCCCGAGGGAGTGGACTCGGTGATTGTGAAGGTGACCTCGGCCATGGCCTTCCCCTGCTCCGTCATCTCCATCCAGGACATCCTG TGCCCTGTGTACGACTTGGACAACAATGTGGCCTTCATCGGGATGTACCAGACCATGACGAAGAAGGCAGCCATCACGGTGCAG AAGAAGGATTTCCCCAGCAACAGCTTCtacgtggtggtggtggtaaagACAGAGGATGAGGCGTGTGGGGGGGCTCTGCCCTACTACCCTCTCTCCAAAGATGCTGCACCAG ATGAGCCTGTGGATCAGCACAACCGGCAGAAGATGCTGGAGGTGATGGTGTCACCTGCCATAACCT CGGAGGCCTATGTCAGCAGTGTGCTCTTCTGCCTGGgcatcttcctctccttctACATCCTCACACTGGTCATCGcctgctgggagagctgccg gcagcagaagaggaaggggcTCCTGGCAGCCATGGACTCGCCTAGCCTGGACAcgg GGCATGCCCGCAGCATCCCTGACTCCTTCCTGGGCCATTCGCCCTATGACAGCTACGGTTATGGCTCCTTTG GGAACGGCTCCTCCGGCAGCACCGAAGGCGTCACGGACAGCATGGGCTCGGCAGAAGTCCCGTACGGCTACGTGG GGCAGGAGCAGTTCAAGCGGCGCACGCCCTCCGCCCCGCTGAGGCCGCTGAGCATTGCCATGG GGGAGCGGTCGCTGGAGAACGTGGCCAGCCGGCCGCGCCTGGACTCGCTCAGCTCTGTCGAGGAGGATGACTACGACACGCTGGCTGACATTGACTACGACAAGAACGTCATCCGCACCAAG CAATACCTCTGCGTGGCTGACCTGGCCCGCAAGGACAAGCGGGTGCTGCGGAAGAAGTACCAGATCTACTTCTG GAACATCGCCACCATCGCAGTCTTCTACGCTCTCCCTGTCATCCAGCTTGTCATCACCTACCAGACG GTGGTGAATGTCACCGGCAACCAGGACATCTGCTACTACAACTTTCTGTGTGCCCACCCGCTGGGGAACCTCAG CGCCTTCAACAACATCCTCAGCAACCTGGGCTACGTCCTGCTGGGCTTGCTCTTCCTGCTCATCATCCTGCAGCGGGAGATCAACTACAACCGGGCGCTCATGCGCAATGATGCCCACGCCCTG gAATGCGGCATCCCCAAGCACTTTGGGCTCTTCTACGCCATGGGCACTGCCCTCATGATGGAGGGGCTACTCAGCGCCTGCTACCACGTCTGCCCCAACTACACCAACTTCCAGTTCG ACACCTCCTTCATGTACATGATCGCGGGGCTCTGCATGCTGAAGCTCTACCAGAAGCGCCACCCAGACATCAACGCCAGCGCCTACAGCGCCTACGCCTGCCTGGCCCTTGTCATCTTCTTCTCTGTCGTTGGTGTG GTCTTCGGCAAGGGGAACACAGCCTTCTGGATTGTCTTCTCCGTCATCCACATCGTGGccaccctgctgctgagcacccagctCTACTACATGGGGCGCTGGAAGCTGG atTCGGGCATCCTGCGCAGGATCCTGCATGTGCTGTACACGGACTGCGTCCGGCAGTGCAGTGGGCCCATGTACGTG GATCGAATGGTGCTCTTGGTCATGGGAAACATCATCAACTGGTCTCT cGCTGCCTACGGCCTCATTGTCCGCCCCAATGACTTCGCTTCCTACCTGCTGGCCATCGGCATCTGCAACCTCCTTCTCTACTTCGCCTTCTACATCATCATGAAG CTCCGCAGCGGCGAGCGCATCAAGCTCATCCCCTTGCTCTGCATCATCGGCACCTCGGTGGTTTGGGGCTTCGccctcttcttcttcttccaggGGCTCAGCACCTGGCAG AAAACACCGGCTGAGTCCCGGGAGCACAACCGCGACTGCATCCTGCTCGACTTCTTTGATGACCACGACATCTGGCACTTCCTCTCCTCCATCGCCATGTTCGGCTCCTTCCTG GTGCTGCTGACGCTGGACGATGACCTGGACTGTGTCCAGCGGGACAAGATCTACGTCTTCTAG
- the SIDT2 gene encoding SID1 transmembrane family member 2 isoform X4, with the protein MPGPGAAALALPLLALPLLALPPTPPPTLPRAQPRGPRRVLEKEAQFNTTYADWVDADLLNIYAFNHSVCRNRTEGVRVSVNVLSDHKDLPVLFVVRQKEAVVSFQVPLILRGLYQRKYAYQEVSRTLCQPQTKAEVETQHFYVDVSTLSLNASYKLRVTHVENFVLRTNERFSFNATAAQPQYFKYEFPEGVDSVIVKVTSAMAFPCSVISIQDILCPVYDLDNNVAFIGMYQTMTKKAAITVQKKDFPSNSFYVVVVVKTEDEACGGALPYYPLSKDAAPDEPVDQHNRQKMLEVMVSPAITSEAYVSSVLFCLGIFLSFYILTLVIACWESCRQQKRKGLLAAMDSPSLDTGHARSIPDSFLGHSPYDSYGYGSFGNGSSGSTEGVTDSMGSAEVPYGYVGERSLENVASRPRLDSLSSVEEDDYDTLADIDYDKNVIRTKQYLCVADLARKDKRVLRKKYQIYFWNIATIAVFYALPVIQLVITYQTVVNVTGNQDICYYNFLCAHPLGNLSAFNNILSNLGYVLLGLLFLLIILQREINYNRALMRNDAHALECGIPKHFGLFYAMGTALMMEGLLSACYHVCPNYTNFQFDTSFMYMIAGLCMLKLYQKRHPDINASAYSAYACLALVIFFSVVGVVFGKGNTAFWIVFSVIHIVATLLLSTQLYYMGRWKLDSGILRRILHVLYTDCVRQCSGPMYVDRMVLLVMGNIINWSLAAYGLIVRPNDFASYLLAIGICNLLLYFAFYIIMKLRSGERIKLIPLLCIIGTSVVWGFALFFFFQGLSTWQKTPAESREHNRDCILLDFFDDHDIWHFLSSIAMFGSFLVLLTLDDDLDCVQRDKIYVF; encoded by the exons ATGCcgggccccggggcggccgcgCTGGCCCTGCCGCTGCTGGCCCTGCCGCTGCTGGCCCTGCCGCCCACCCCGCCGCCCACCCTGCCCCGGGCCCAGCCCCGCGGGCCCCGGCGCGTGCTGGAGAAGGAGGCCCAGTTCAACACCACCTACGCCGACTGGGTGGACGCCGACCTGCTCAACATCTACGCCTTCAACCACAGCGTCTGCCGGAACAGG ACGGAGGGCGTGCGGGTGTCGGTGAACGTCCTCTCCGACCACAAGGACCTGCCCGTCCTCTTCGTGGTGAGGCAGAAGGAGGCGGTGGTCTCCTTCCAGGTGCCGCTCATCCTCCGGGGACT ATACCAGCGGAAATACGCGTACCAGGAGGTGAGCCGCAcgctctgccagccccagacCAAGGCGGAGGTGGAGACCCAGCACTTCTACGTGGATGTCTCCACGCTGTCCCTCAACGCCTCCTACAAGCTACGGGTCACCCACGTGGAGAACTTTGTGTTGCG GACCAACGAAAGGTTCAGCTTCAATGCCACGGCCGCCCAGCCGCAG TATTTCAAGTACGAGTTCCCCGAGGGAGTGGACTCGGTGATTGTGAAGGTGACCTCGGCCATGGCCTTCCCCTGCTCCGTCATCTCCATCCAGGACATCCTG TGCCCTGTGTACGACTTGGACAACAATGTGGCCTTCATCGGGATGTACCAGACCATGACGAAGAAGGCAGCCATCACGGTGCAG AAGAAGGATTTCCCCAGCAACAGCTTCtacgtggtggtggtggtaaagACAGAGGATGAGGCGTGTGGGGGGGCTCTGCCCTACTACCCTCTCTCCAAAGATGCTGCACCAG ATGAGCCTGTGGATCAGCACAACCGGCAGAAGATGCTGGAGGTGATGGTGTCACCTGCCATAACCT CGGAGGCCTATGTCAGCAGTGTGCTCTTCTGCCTGGgcatcttcctctccttctACATCCTCACACTGGTCATCGcctgctgggagagctgccg gcagcagaagaggaaggggcTCCTGGCAGCCATGGACTCGCCTAGCCTGGACAcgg GGCATGCCCGCAGCATCCCTGACTCCTTCCTGGGCCATTCGCCCTATGACAGCTACGGTTATGGCTCCTTTG GGAACGGCTCCTCCGGCAGCACCGAAGGCGTCACGGACAGCATGGGCTCGGCAGAAGTCCCGTACGGCTACGTGG GGGAGCGGTCGCTGGAGAACGTGGCCAGCCGGCCGCGCCTGGACTCGCTCAGCTCTGTCGAGGAGGATGACTACGACACGCTGGCTGACATTGACTACGACAAGAACGTCATCCGCACCAAG CAATACCTCTGCGTGGCTGACCTGGCCCGCAAGGACAAGCGGGTGCTGCGGAAGAAGTACCAGATCTACTTCTG GAACATCGCCACCATCGCAGTCTTCTACGCTCTCCCTGTCATCCAGCTTGTCATCACCTACCAGACG GTGGTGAATGTCACCGGCAACCAGGACATCTGCTACTACAACTTTCTGTGTGCCCACCCGCTGGGGAACCTCAG CGCCTTCAACAACATCCTCAGCAACCTGGGCTACGTCCTGCTGGGCTTGCTCTTCCTGCTCATCATCCTGCAGCGGGAGATCAACTACAACCGGGCGCTCATGCGCAATGATGCCCACGCCCTG gAATGCGGCATCCCCAAGCACTTTGGGCTCTTCTACGCCATGGGCACTGCCCTCATGATGGAGGGGCTACTCAGCGCCTGCTACCACGTCTGCCCCAACTACACCAACTTCCAGTTCG ACACCTCCTTCATGTACATGATCGCGGGGCTCTGCATGCTGAAGCTCTACCAGAAGCGCCACCCAGACATCAACGCCAGCGCCTACAGCGCCTACGCCTGCCTGGCCCTTGTCATCTTCTTCTCTGTCGTTGGTGTG GTCTTCGGCAAGGGGAACACAGCCTTCTGGATTGTCTTCTCCGTCATCCACATCGTGGccaccctgctgctgagcacccagctCTACTACATGGGGCGCTGGAAGCTGG atTCGGGCATCCTGCGCAGGATCCTGCATGTGCTGTACACGGACTGCGTCCGGCAGTGCAGTGGGCCCATGTACGTG GATCGAATGGTGCTCTTGGTCATGGGAAACATCATCAACTGGTCTCT cGCTGCCTACGGCCTCATTGTCCGCCCCAATGACTTCGCTTCCTACCTGCTGGCCATCGGCATCTGCAACCTCCTTCTCTACTTCGCCTTCTACATCATCATGAAG CTCCGCAGCGGCGAGCGCATCAAGCTCATCCCCTTGCTCTGCATCATCGGCACCTCGGTGGTTTGGGGCTTCGccctcttcttcttcttccaggGGCTCAGCACCTGGCAG AAAACACCGGCTGAGTCCCGGGAGCACAACCGCGACTGCATCCTGCTCGACTTCTTTGATGACCACGACATCTGGCACTTCCTCTCCTCCATCGCCATGTTCGGCTCCTTCCTG GTGCTGCTGACGCTGGACGATGACCTGGACTGTGTCCAGCGGGACAAGATCTACGTCTTCTAG